A single Desulfomonile tiedjei DNA region contains:
- a CDS encoding LysR family transcriptional regulator encodes MTVRLRCKVWIENEGGKPIIGEGRLRILTAVRLTGSISKAARKLNLPFRSVWAKIKDAERQVGFKIVDTNSSGSRLTAEGEKLLAQFAELQRSCTRSAHAKFKKVFVDKG; translated from the coding sequence ATGACTGTCAGGCTCCGCTGCAAAGTCTGGATAGAAAACGAAGGCGGAAAGCCCATAATCGGCGAAGGCAGGCTGCGGATTCTCACGGCTGTTCGGCTCACGGGTTCGATAAGCAAGGCGGCACGCAAGCTGAACCTTCCCTTCCGCAGCGTTTGGGCAAAAATCAAGGATGCAGAGCGGCAGGTGGGATTCAAGATCGTAGATACAAATAGTTCCGGCTCAAGGCTGACGGCTGAGGGAGAAAAGCTCTTGGCGCAGTTTGCCGAGCTTCAGAGGAGTTGCACGCGATCAGCCCACGCGAAGTTCAAGAAGGTGTTTGTGGACAAAGGCTAG
- a CDS encoding formate dehydrogenase — MSQGYSILVDTSKCTACRGCQIACKQWNQLPATATKNWGSYQNPQDLSADTWKLVRFADGVNGNGKVYWNFFTDQCRHCLSPGCMAAAEKEEIVQDEKTGAVLFTPKTKDLNFKETLEGCPYNIPRQDPKTKQLFKCTMCFERISTGQIPACVKSCPTGTMAFGERDKIVELAKKRVDELKKSFPKAAALNADDVRVIFIVKDDPKKYYQYAAGK, encoded by the coding sequence ATGTCGCAAGGATATTCAATACTCGTGGACACCTCCAAGTGCACTGCCTGCCGAGGTTGTCAGATTGCCTGCAAGCAGTGGAATCAGTTACCGGCCACAGCAACTAAAAACTGGGGCAGCTACCAGAATCCGCAGGATCTGTCCGCCGACACCTGGAAGCTCGTGAGATTCGCGGACGGAGTTAACGGGAACGGCAAGGTGTACTGGAACTTTTTCACCGATCAGTGCAGACATTGCCTTTCTCCCGGGTGCATGGCTGCTGCAGAGAAGGAAGAAATAGTTCAGGACGAGAAAACCGGTGCGGTTCTTTTCACCCCCAAAACCAAAGACCTTAACTTCAAGGAGACCCTGGAAGGCTGCCCATACAACATCCCTCGGCAGGACCCTAAAACCAAGCAGCTGTTCAAGTGCACCATGTGCTTCGAACGGATCTCCACCGGTCAGATTCCGGCCTGCGTGAAGTCATGCCCGACCGGAACGATGGCATTCGGGGAAAGGGATAAGATCGTTGAGCTGGCAAAGAAAAGGGTGGACGAACTCAAGAAATCTTTTCCCAAAGCCGCGGCCCTCAACGCCGACGACGTAAGAGTGATCTTCATCGTGAAAGACGATCCCAAGAAGTATTACCAGTACGCCGCCGGGAAATGA